From a single Merismopedia glauca CCAP 1448/3 genomic region:
- the psaK gene encoding photosystem I reaction center subunit PsaK, which produces MIVSLLAEAGAVPYTAGWSPSVAIIMILFNIFGVFLAAKTVQNPGVGTPLALPGIAEKFSVAQLLAGTAFGHILGTGVILGLATTGVL; this is translated from the coding sequence ATGATCGTAAGTTTGCTAGCTGAAGCTGGAGCAGTTCCCTACACCGCCGGTTGGTCTCCCTCTGTTGCCATTATTATGATCCTTTTCAATATTTTTGGCGTATTTTTGGCTGCCAAAACTGTCCAGAATCCTGGAGTGGGTACACCATTGGCGTTACCTGGCATTGCTGAAAAATTCAGTGTAGCCCAATTACTGGCTGGAACTGCATTTGGTCATATTCTTGGTACTGGGGTGATTCTTGGTTTGGCTACCACAGGAGTTCTCTAA
- a CDS encoding phosphoribosylanthranilate isomerase produces the protein MRVKICGITKVDQGVAITQLGATALGFICVPSSSRYVTSSQIKSVIQALPSKIDCIGVFAEATIAEITQVVSQTLLSGVQLHGSESPEFCQELREKLPEVEIIKAFRLKNAEYLSQIPAYFNFVDTFLLDAYHPQMLGGTGITIDWNILKEFNSPSPWLLAGGLTPENARQAIEQVRPHGIDLSSGVEKAPGNKDLDKVAQLFRVIGNLGADL, from the coding sequence ATGAGAGTCAAAATTTGTGGTATTACCAAAGTAGATCAGGGAGTGGCGATCACTCAACTCGGTGCTACAGCTTTAGGTTTTATCTGCGTTCCTAGCAGTAGCCGCTATGTGACATCTTCTCAGATTAAATCGGTAATTCAGGCTTTACCTAGCAAGATTGACTGTATCGGCGTTTTTGCTGAAGCCACCATAGCGGAAATTACCCAAGTAGTTTCACAAACTCTTTTGTCTGGGGTACAACTACACGGAAGTGAGTCACCAGAGTTTTGTCAAGAATTGCGGGAAAAGTTGCCAGAAGTAGAAATCATTAAAGCCTTCAGACTGAAAAACGCTGAATATTTATCTCAAATCCCTGCTTACTTCAATTTTGTTGATACATTCCTCCTTGATGCCTACCACCCACAAATGCTAGGAGGAACAGGAATTACAATCGACTGGAACATCCTCAAAGAATTTAATTCCCCTTCTCCTTGGCTATTAGCAGGTGGTTTAACCCCAGAAAATGCTCGCCAAGCGATAGAACAAGTCCGTCCTCATGGGATAGATTTATCTAGTGGAGTAGAAAAGGCACCTGGAAACAAAGATTTAGATAAAGTGGCACAATTATTTCGGGTAATCGGTAATTTAGGGGCAGATTTGTAG
- a CDS encoding isochorismate synthase, whose amino-acid sequence MTVTPLRPHRFQDYDELHQFLLLCQQNLHHKEQSKIISISLEVPAIDPLVILEKMAQPERLSFYWEQPEKSEAIAAIDAVTYLTVAGDSRFQAAEEFMAECLEKTTIVGDKNHRWLEPLFFCIFTFLDRVTQPHPPFLPATVFLPKLQVFRRGNTGGLVANLKVDKKTNIDALTKQTWQQFQLVKKQGNSVGNRLTKSSYKPSIQIVDRESDRFKSGVNSALELIKNNQISKIVLAHCIEVIVSEKISVVECLNKLRDRHPDCYIFAANNGKGQVFLGASPERLISIKNGQLIADALAGSAPRGKTPTQDAEFANLLLSSEKERREHHAVLEFITDRLQKLGLTPQAAEVPQILPLANIQHIWTPIQAQVTPKVHPLQIISLLHPTPAVAGTPTKIACQHIRRFEPFERGLYAAPLGWINHQGDAEFIVGIRSALVEGDRAKLYAGAGIVAGSDPEQEFAEIQLKLQPLLKALV is encoded by the coding sequence ATGACAGTCACACCATTACGTCCTCACCGATTTCAAGACTATGATGAACTGCATCAGTTTCTTTTACTATGCCAACAAAATCTTCATCACAAAGAGCAAAGTAAAATTATTAGCATTTCTCTAGAAGTACCGGCGATCGATCCATTGGTAATACTAGAAAAAATGGCTCAACCGGAGAGGCTAAGTTTTTATTGGGAACAGCCAGAAAAGTCAGAAGCGATCGCCGCTATTGATGCAGTTACTTATTTAACTGTAGCAGGTGATTCTCGATTTCAAGCAGCAGAAGAATTTATGGCTGAGTGTCTCGAAAAAACCACTATTGTTGGAGATAAAAATCATCGCTGGTTAGAACCACTTTTCTTCTGTATTTTTACCTTTTTAGATCGAGTGACTCAACCTCATCCTCCCTTTCTCCCAGCGACAGTTTTTTTGCCGAAGTTACAGGTATTTCGTCGCGGAAATACAGGCGGCTTAGTAGCTAACCTTAAAGTAGATAAAAAAACCAATATAGATGCATTAACTAAACAAACTTGGCAGCAATTTCAGCTTGTCAAAAAGCAGGGTAATTCTGTTGGCAATAGATTGACTAAATCTAGCTACAAGCCTTCAATTCAGATTGTAGATAGAGAGAGCGATCGCTTCAAATCTGGGGTAAATTCCGCCTTAGAATTAATCAAAAATAATCAGATTTCCAAGATAGTTTTAGCCCATTGTATTGAAGTTATTGTCTCCGAAAAAATCTCGGTAGTCGAGTGTTTAAATAAGTTACGAGATCGCCACCCTGACTGTTACATTTTTGCCGCAAATAATGGTAAAGGACAAGTCTTTTTAGGGGCAAGTCCCGAAAGATTAATTAGTATTAAAAATGGGCAATTGATCGCAGATGCTTTAGCCGGATCGGCACCTAGAGGAAAGACACCTACTCAAGATGCAGAATTTGCCAACTTACTGCTGAGTAGTGAAAAAGAACGAAGAGAACACCATGCCGTTTTAGAGTTTATTACCGATCGCTTGCAAAAACTTGGTTTAACACCTCAAGCAGCAGAAGTACCCCAGATTTTACCCTTAGCTAATATTCAGCATATCTGGACACCAATTCAAGCTCAAGTTACTCCCAAAGTTCACCCATTGCAAATTATTTCTCTCCTCCATCCTACCCCCGCCGTAGCTGGTACTCCTACCAAAATAGCTTGTCAGCACATCCGTCGGTTTGAACCCTTTGAACGGGGTTTATACGCCGCACCGTTGGGATGGATCAATCATCAAGGAGACGCAGAATTTATTGTTGGGATTCGTTCGGCACTAGTGGAAGGCGATCGCGCTAAACTTTATGCAGGTGCTGGGATTGTGGCTGGTTCCGATCCCGAACAAGAATTTGCGGAAATTCAACTCAAACTGCAACCGTTGCTGAAAGCATTAGTTTAA
- the menA gene encoding 2-carboxy-1,4-naphthoquinone phytyltransferase, which yields MTTSILEPPSRKKLWMAALKPPMYSVAVIPVWVSTAVAMAADRAIDLKICLTFLISSVLILAWVNLSNDVFDAQTGIDINKASSIVNLTGNRSLIFWLGNLCLVGGLLASAAISWWQKDITVSAIAISGCILAYSYQGPPFRLGYQGLGEIICLIAYGPLLGSAVYYSQTQAWSGQNLAASLIVGIATSLILFCSHFHQLEDDRQAGKKSPIVRLGTQKAANLLPWYGMSIYGLTIIFILCGIFPWTTIAIFAAAPLAIALFQHAKKYHDLPEKVSNLKFIAVAWHFLSGIFLGCGFWLSNL from the coding sequence ATGACAACTAGTATTCTCGAACCGCCTAGCCGGAAAAAATTATGGATGGCAGCCCTCAAACCTCCAATGTATAGTGTAGCTGTAATTCCGGTTTGGGTAAGCACTGCTGTAGCTATGGCTGCCGATCGCGCAATCGATCTCAAAATTTGCCTAACTTTTTTAATTTCTTCCGTGCTGATTTTGGCTTGGGTAAATTTGAGTAACGATGTCTTTGATGCCCAAACAGGTATTGATATTAATAAAGCTTCTTCTATAGTTAACCTAACTGGAAATAGAAGTCTAATTTTCTGGTTAGGGAATCTATGTTTAGTGGGCGGGTTATTAGCAAGTGCGGCGATTTCTTGGTGGCAAAAAGATATTACAGTGAGCGCGATCGCTATTTCAGGATGTATCTTAGCCTATAGCTATCAAGGTCCTCCTTTTCGTTTAGGCTATCAAGGATTGGGCGAAATTATTTGTTTAATTGCTTATGGTCCTTTATTGGGATCTGCGGTTTATTATAGTCAAACTCAAGCTTGGTCTGGGCAAAATTTGGCGGCTTCTCTCATTGTAGGAATTGCCACTAGTTTAATTTTATTTTGCTCTCACTTTCACCAGCTAGAAGACGATCGCCAAGCTGGAAAAAAATCTCCCATTGTCAGGTTGGGCACCCAAAAAGCAGCAAATTTATTACCCTGGTACGGGATGAGTATTTACGGATTAACCATCATATTCATCCTCTGTGGCATCTTTCCCTGGACTACCATTGCTATTTTCGCTGCTGCGCCTTTGGCGATCGCCCTGTTTCAACACGCCAAGAAATATCACGATCTCCCAGAAAAAGTCAGTAACTTGAAGTTTATCGCCGTTGCTTGGCACTTTTTAAGCGGTATCTTTCTTGGTTGTGGCTTTTGGCTCTCCAATCTCTAA